The following are encoded together in the Nodosilinea sp. PGN35 genome:
- a CDS encoding ABC transporter ATP-binding protein — MAQVAIENVYKTFPKSRPAHEAETALAADHDNGAVLKRINLTVEDGEFMVLVGPSGCGKSTLLRLISGLEEITGGSIWVGDRKVNDLPPKLRDTAMVFQSYALYPHLSVYDNLAFGLRRMGADLSQSLPELGEKPLPLSDSPANQELERLLTEGRWWEKPLVSVTRRLPPSLRYVSDAEQLIDDRIRAVAKMLQIDGLLGRYPRQLSGGQKQRVALGRAMARNPQVFLMDEPLSNLDAKLRMETRAQIVNLQRQLGITTIYVTHDQVEAMTMGHRIAVMHQGQIQQVATPLDLYNRPANRFVAGFIGSPPMNFVPVRVQAPFLLVHPEFRLSLPSTWDERLLPYDGRDVVLGIRPEHLSLALPAPKNIRGHITHLEALGSETYLTVQTESLTLLAKVPPDEAVRIGDEVWLAIAPEKAHLFDPATEDSLWQG; from the coding sequence GTGGCCCAAGTCGCAATTGAAAACGTCTACAAAACCTTCCCCAAGTCTCGCCCAGCCCATGAGGCCGAGACGGCTTTAGCAGCCGACCACGACAATGGGGCGGTGCTCAAGCGCATCAACCTCACCGTGGAGGACGGCGAGTTTATGGTGCTGGTCGGCCCCTCGGGCTGCGGCAAGAGCACCCTGCTGCGGCTGATCTCGGGCCTGGAGGAGATCACCGGGGGGAGTATCTGGGTGGGCGATCGCAAGGTCAACGACCTGCCCCCCAAGCTGCGCGACACCGCCATGGTGTTTCAGAGCTACGCCCTCTACCCCCACCTCAGCGTCTACGACAACCTGGCCTTTGGCCTGCGCCGCATGGGGGCCGACCTGAGCCAGTCTCTGCCGGAGCTGGGGGAAAAGCCCCTGCCCCTCAGCGATTCGCCCGCCAACCAGGAGCTGGAGCGCCTGCTGACCGAGGGCCGCTGGTGGGAAAAGCCCCTGGTCTCGGTGACCCGCAGGCTGCCCCCCAGCCTGCGCTACGTGTCCGACGCCGAGCAGCTGATCGACGATCGCATCCGCGCCGTGGCCAAAATGCTGCAAATCGATGGGCTGCTGGGCCGCTACCCCCGCCAGCTCTCCGGCGGGCAGAAGCAGCGGGTGGCCCTGGGTCGGGCCATGGCCCGCAACCCCCAGGTGTTTTTAATGGATGAGCCGCTCAGCAATTTGGACGCCAAACTGCGGATGGAAACCCGCGCCCAGATCGTCAACCTCCAGCGGCAGCTGGGCATTACCACCATCTACGTCACCCACGACCAGGTGGAGGCCATGACCATGGGCCACCGGATTGCGGTGATGCACCAGGGCCAGATTCAGCAGGTGGCCACCCCCCTCGACCTCTACAACCGCCCTGCCAACCGCTTTGTAGCCGGGTTCATTGGCTCGCCGCCGATGAATTTTGTGCCGGTGCGGGTGCAGGCTCCGTTTTTGCTCGTTCACCCGGAGTTTCGCCTGTCGCTGCCGAGCACCTGGGACGAGCGCCTGCTGCCCTACGACGGTCGCGACGTGGTGCTGGGCATTCGCCCCGAGCACCTGAGTTTGGCTCTGCCCGCCCCCAAAAACATTCGCGGCCACATTACCCACCTAGAGGCCCTGGGCAGCGAAACCTACCTGACGGTGCAGACCGAATCGCTGACGCTGCTGGCCAAAGTTCCCCCCGACGAGGCGGTGCGCATTGGCGACGAGGTGTGGCTGGCGATCGCCCCCGAAAAAGCCCACCTGTTTGACCCCGCCACTGAAGACTCGCTGTGGCAGGGCTAG
- a CDS encoding Uma2 family endonuclease, with protein sequence MVQTPTQAHLLYPDSDGKPMADNTVQYGWIVRLVANLRHLFKGQTVFVAGDLLWYPQQVVEPTVPAQAPDVMVVLGRPEGERGSYKQWEEDNIAPQVVFEILSPSNTAREMLNKQLFYRRYGVLEMFFYDPESYDFWGLVRPDQDHDFSPVTALNFPWISSTLGIRFEMFDDGLAVFYPNGEPFQDPEAVLAERDRVQQERDKAFAKLRALGIDPTEL encoded by the coding sequence ATGGTACAAACACCCACTCAAGCGCACCTGTTATACCCCGACTCCGACGGTAAACCGATGGCCGACAATACGGTGCAGTACGGCTGGATTGTTCGCCTAGTAGCCAATCTCAGGCACTTGTTCAAGGGGCAGACCGTTTTTGTGGCTGGGGATCTACTCTGGTATCCGCAACAGGTGGTAGAGCCGACCGTCCCAGCCCAAGCCCCTGACGTCATGGTGGTTTTGGGGCGACCGGAGGGCGAGCGGGGCAGCTACAAACAGTGGGAAGAAGACAATATTGCCCCCCAGGTGGTGTTTGAAATCTTGTCGCCCAGCAATACAGCTCGAGAAATGCTGAATAAGCAGCTGTTTTATCGCAGGTATGGGGTGTTGGAAATGTTTTTCTACGATCCCGAATCCTACGATTTTTGGGGGCTAGTGCGCCCCGATCAAGACCACGATTTCTCGCCCGTTACCGCGCTAAATTTTCCGTGGATCTCGTCCACGCTGGGCATTCGCTTCGAGATGTTCGACGATGGACTGGCGGTTTTCTATCCCAATGGAGAACCGTTTCAAGACCCAGAGGCGGTTTTGGCAGAACGGGACAGGGTTCAGCAGGAACGGGACAAAGCCTTTGCCAAACTGCGAGCATTGGGCATTGACCCGACGGAACTTTAG
- a CDS encoding PIN domain-containing protein, translated as MTETSKAYFLDSNIWLYALLKKRQPTSDDLHKAQVSNHLINAPGVVVNTQVINEVCVNLVKKARFDEFQVQTLIQDFYSGCRVITSDQTLLTLASETRNRYSLSFWDGLIVAAALTANVAILYSEDMQDHLRVFDQLTIINPFL; from the coding sequence ATGACCGAAACCTCTAAAGCTTACTTCCTAGACTCAAATATTTGGCTGTATGCTCTGCTGAAAAAACGTCAGCCTACCTCAGACGATCTTCACAAGGCCCAGGTTTCTAATCACCTAATTAATGCTCCAGGGGTTGTCGTCAATACTCAGGTGATTAACGAGGTTTGCGTCAATCTCGTTAAAAAAGCACGATTTGATGAATTTCAAGTTCAAACCTTGATCCAAGACTTTTACAGTGGCTGTCGGGTAATTACCTCTGATCAAACCCTGCTGACTCTTGCATCTGAGACCCGTAACCGCTACAGTCTGTCTTTTTGGGATGGGCTGATTGTTGCTGCCGCGTTAACGGCCAATGTAGCTATCCTTTACTCGGAGGATATGCAAGACCATCTCAGGGTTTTCGACCAGCTCACAATTATCAATCCTTTCCTCTAG
- a CDS encoding ABC transporter ATP-binding protein — MASIQSARHPLQRLLRYGRNYRPQIWGAVVNSILNTIFDLAPPYLIGIAIDVVTNTENSLIARVGITSIAGQLGVLSALTFLIWSLESLSEYIYARLWRNLAQNLQHDLRVDTYSHLQSQDLSYFEDRSTGSLLSILNDDINQLERFLNTGAHNLLRFFTTVLWVGATFVILAPEVSWMAMLPIPFVLGGSIAFQRRLAPRYTEVRDKAGLISGRLANNLSGIATIKSFTAEGYERDRVAADSDAYRQSNRRAIALSAAFVPLIRIVILVGFTAMLFLGGLAVANGTLSAGTYGFLVFIVQRLLWPFTQLSEIMDEYQRAMASVRRVMGLLDEPIELVPGRNPLPVAQVKGDVRYENVSFAYNHREPVLKNLSLHIPAGQSIGVVGATGSGKSTLVKLLLRFYQPQQGRILIDGQEIQNLLPQDLRRCIGLVSQDVFLFSGTVAENIAYGSFDASFDDILHAAKLAEAHEFIAQLPQGYDTIVGERGQKLSGGQRQRLAIARAILKDPPILVLDEATSAVDNETEAAIQRSLAVITQGRTTLAIAHRLSTIRHCHCIYVMAYGEIVEQGRHEELLELNGIYASLWRVQSGLR, encoded by the coding sequence ATGGCCAGTATTCAATCGGCGCGGCACCCTTTGCAGCGGCTGCTGCGCTACGGGCGCAACTATCGACCGCAGATCTGGGGAGCGGTGGTCAACTCCATTCTCAATACCATCTTTGACCTGGCCCCGCCCTACCTAATCGGCATCGCCATCGACGTGGTGACCAACACCGAAAACTCGCTGATCGCGCGGGTGGGGATCACCAGCATTGCGGGGCAGCTGGGGGTGCTGTCGGCGCTGACGTTTTTGATCTGGAGTCTGGAGTCGCTGAGCGAGTACATCTACGCGCGGCTGTGGCGCAACCTGGCCCAAAACCTGCAGCACGACCTGCGCGTTGACACCTACAGCCACCTGCAAAGCCAAGATCTCAGCTATTTTGAAGACCGCAGCACAGGCAGTCTACTGTCAATTCTCAACGACGACATCAACCAGCTGGAGCGGTTTTTAAATACCGGGGCGCACAACCTGCTGCGGTTTTTTACCACGGTGCTCTGGGTGGGGGCGACGTTCGTAATTTTGGCCCCGGAGGTATCGTGGATGGCGATGCTGCCGATTCCCTTTGTGCTGGGCGGGTCGATCGCCTTTCAGCGGCGGCTGGCCCCGCGCTACACGGAGGTGCGCGACAAGGCGGGGCTGATCAGCGGGCGGTTGGCCAACAACCTGTCGGGCATTGCCACGATCAAGAGCTTCACGGCGGAGGGCTACGAGCGCGATCGCGTCGCCGCCGACAGCGATGCCTATCGCCAGAGCAACCGCCGGGCGATCGCCCTCAGCGCCGCCTTTGTGCCGCTGATTCGGATTGTGATTTTGGTGGGCTTTACGGCGATGCTGTTTTTGGGCGGTCTGGCGGTGGCCAATGGCACCCTGTCGGCGGGCACCTACGGTTTTTTGGTGTTCATTGTGCAGCGGCTGCTGTGGCCCTTCACCCAGCTGAGCGAAATCATGGATGAGTACCAGCGGGCGATGGCCTCGGTGCGGCGGGTCATGGGCCTGCTGGATGAACCCATTGAGCTGGTGCCGGGGCGCAACCCGCTGCCGGTGGCGCAGGTGAAAGGCGACGTGCGCTACGAGAATGTCAGCTTTGCCTACAACCACCGCGAGCCGGTACTCAAAAACCTCTCGCTGCACATTCCCGCCGGGCAGAGCATTGGGGTGGTGGGGGCGACGGGCTCGGGTAAGAGCACCCTGGTGAAGCTGCTGCTGCGCTTTTATCAGCCCCAGCAGGGCCGCATCCTGATCGATGGGCAGGAAATTCAGAATCTGCTGCCCCAGGATTTGCGCCGCTGCATCGGTCTGGTCAGCCAGGATGTGTTTTTGTTCTCGGGCACGGTGGCCGAAAACATTGCCTACGGCAGCTTTGACGCCAGCTTCGACGATATTCTCCACGCCGCCAAGCTGGCGGAGGCCCACGAGTTTATCGCCCAGCTGCCCCAGGGCTACGACACGATTGTGGGCGAGCGGGGCCAGAAACTCTCGGGCGGACAGCGGCAGCGCCTGGCGATCGCCCGCGCCATTCTCAAAGACCCGCCCATTCTGGTGCTGGACGAGGCCACCTCGGCGGTGGACAACGAGACCGAGGCGGCAATCCAGCGATCGCTGGCGGTGATTACCCAGGGGCGGACGACGCTGGCGATCGCCCACCGCCTCTCCACCATTCGCCACTGCCACTGCATCTACGTCATGGCCTACGGCGAAATCGTCGAGCAGGGTCGCCACGAGGAACTGCTGGAGCTAAACGGCATCTACGCCAGCCTGTGGCGGGTGCAGTCGGGCCTGCGCTAA